The region CGAGAATGCGGCGGTACATGGGTCGTTGATGTCGATCTGGGGCGATCGCCCACAGCAGAGGAACTCGCCACCCTTGCCCAACGCTATGGTGGCCGCTGTCGCCAGTTTCAACAGTTGGTCTGGTTAGATTTGCCCAGCGGTCGGATTACGGCCTCACTGCGGCTGTCGCGTCTGACGATGCGCCTTGGGGATAAGACCCTGGAAGCCGCAATAATTGCGGACCTGCAGCAACTTGCTGAGGGGGCTGTGGTCACTTGTGGGATGGATGTCTAGCACTGGTTATGGCGGGCTGGCTGGGCACCTACGATTTCCTGCTGGTTTCGATGACCCTGGGGGCGATGCTGGCACTATCGCTCTATTTGCCTCTGATGAGTGGTCAACTTTCCCTGGCGAGTCCAGCCTTTTATGCCATTGGTGGCTATATTGCTGCTTTGCTCTCCACCCGTGTTTTTGCAGGACTGAACCCCTATCCCCTGCCCTTGGTGCTGGGGGAAATGGTTGTGGCGGCTCTTGTCTGTGGCTTGCTGGGATGGGGCTTGGGGGTGCCGGTGCTGCGGTTGCGGGGCATTTATTTTGCCATTGCCACCATCGCTTTCTCTGAGGTGCTGCGGGTGTTGGCACTCAATCTGGAGGTTACGGGGGGAGCAGTCGGTATCTTTGGCATTCCCCAACCCTTTAGTACGCCCTTGGGCTATCTGTGGCTGACGCTACCCTTGCTAATCCTGGTGGCGATCGCCATCGGTCGCTTGGAACAGACCCGTGCCGGCAAGGCCATGCAGGCCATTCGTGGCGATGAATTGGTGGCCCAGACCCTCGGCATTGATACCACTCGCTACAAGGTTTTGGGCTTTGCCTTGGGGGCTATTCTGGCGGGGGTGGCTGGGGTTTTGGCGGCCCATCTCTTGAATACTTGGAATCCCCGTCAGGGCACGTTTGATACGGGGGTGTTGGCCCTGACGGCCGTGCTGGTGGGGGGCAATCGGACGTTTGTGGGGGCGATCGCTGGCGGTATGCTCTTTACAGCCTTACCAGAACTCCTAAGGGGACTCGCCGATCAAGCCTATTTGCCACCAGCAGTGGCCAATTTTTGCCGCGATGGGCGTCTTATGCTCTATGGCTTGCTGATTATCCTTGGCACGCGGTTTTTTCCAAGGGGCTTGTGCCAGCCTCCCCGCTGGCGATCGCTCTGGAGCATCCTATTGGGTCCTCAACCACGGAAAATGTAGCTAGTCTTGACCTCGCAACGGCCCCCCTACAACTGAACCTATGACCTCTCCCCCCGTGACTGTTTCCCTGACCTTGCCCAGTGACTTAACCCAGCTGGAGGCACTGTTGGCATGGTTTAATCAGTACCGCCCACCTACGCTGCCCCTTGAGGAGTGGTTGAAATTGGAACTGGCGCTCGCCGAGGGGTTTACCAACGCCGTTCGCCATGCCCATCGCGATCGCCCCCCCGATACTCCGATTCGCATTGATCTGTACATCGCCGCAACCCACATTGAATTGCGCATTTGGGATCGGGGTGACCCCTTTGACCTGAAGGCAAAGTTGCAAACACTGCCGCCGCAAATTGCCATCGATGCCGAAGGAGGACGGGGCCTACGCCTTTTGGCAACGATTATGGATGAACTGGCCTATCAAGCCATAGAGGAGGGGGGCAACTGTTTGATTCTGCGCAAAACCCTGAAGCCGACCCCCCAATAACGCTATGTCTTGTGGGGGAAAAGGCGGGCTGCCAATTCCTCGTAGGTGGCATCAAAGGGACAGCGATCGCTCATTGGGCACTGCCGACAGTATTTGCCATCACTATAGCGTTCCAGGTTTTGGCGGTTAAAAAAGTAGGGCTTGTGGCTAAAGGTACTGGCCACCCACTGCCACGAGAGGTTATTACTCGCCGGATCGCCATCGAGGAGATGCTGCAAAAACCAGGCGGCGCCCGCCTGCCAGCGCACCCGACACCAATGCACCACGTAGGCCGCCAGCCATAACCGCGCATGGTTATGGAGATAGCCCGTTCGTTGCAGATCCGAACTAAAGGCATCCATACAGGCCAGCCCCGTTTCCGCAGCGACGAGTGCGGCGGGTAAGTCGGTTGCATAATCTACTGCTGACCAACCTGTCTTATAGGGTTCAATGTCCTGCCACAGGCGATCGCCCCAATGGGCATAGAGGCGCTGCCAATAGTCTCGCCATGCCAATTGTTGGAGTAGTGCCTCCGCTTCAGAGGGGTCATCTACCAATTGCCGCACGCGATCCCGCACCGCCGCCAAACTGATGACCCCATGGCGCAAATAGGCCGAAAGTCCCGTCACTTCCCCTGTCAAAAAGTTGCGACGTTTGCCATAGCGTAGGGGCTGAATGTTGGCCAAACGCTCTTGGGCTGCTCCTAGGCCACCATAGGTTTCACTCACAGTGTCATCTTCCCCCACGACGTCGGCAAACACTTGTCGCAAATAGGGCACATAGGCATCACGGTTTCCCAACCTGCGCTCCACAGCGGCAGCCGCGAGAAGGTCTTTGGCAGAATCAGTCATCACTCTAAGGGCTTAGCAAATGTTGCAGGCGATAGCGATGATCCAACTGTCCCACAAGGCGGCGCACTGGCTGGGGATACACCCGCACCAATGTTGGCGTGGCTTGGACCTGATCCTTCTCCGCCAGATCCGGTTGCTTAGTGACATCCACCACTTTGAGGGTATAGGGCACCTTGAGGGCGGAACTGAGCAAATCATGGAGATTTTTGAGGGCAACCTCAGCCGCATGGGTTTCCCCGCGCACATAAAGGCGAAAGACATAGCGATCGGGTTGCGACGGCCGCGGTGTAAAAGTACTTGGGGGCGTGGCTTCCTGCAAATCATAGATCAGTTGGTGGTGCTCCCACAGTTGGGGAAAGCTGCTGCGGTAAGCCTCTAGGGCTTGGGCATCGCAGGGGTGCTGCGGATCCTGTACCAACTGCCACGGCAAGGTGGGCTGATGAGCAGGGGCAAAGAGGGCATTCAATAGGGGGCGATGGGGCCATGCCAAAGGATAAACCTCTGCCGCCACCCGCAGGCAGTGTTGTTCTTCATCAAACCAGTAATCGACGGCCGCCGTATAACAGGGAGAGAGAAAAAGGGGCGGCTCCTCTAAATCCAAGAGTTGTTGCAGGGCTTGGCAGAGGGACTGATGCCAATGTCCCTGCTTCGATGGGTCACGGCAAAAGACCACGTCCTCCCCCGGCGTAAAGAGGGCCAACCCCTTGTATAGGATAGGCTTGAGGCCAACCATTGCCCTAGATACGTCCCCGCAGGATTTGCGCCATTTCGTTGGGTTTGGGGGAGTTTTCGATGGCGGTTTCCTCATCAATGCGCCCCGCCTCATAGAGCTCGTAGAGGCACTGGTTCATCGTGCACATACCATCGTAGGTACACTGAGGAATAATCGCCTCAATTTCCTCCACTTCACCCCGCAAAATGTAGTCCTTGATGGCATCGGTGTTGATCATGATCTCGTGAATGGCCGCCCGCTTGCCATCGGTCGTGCGCACAAGGGCTTGGGCAATGACCGCCACCAGCGATTCCGCCACCTGCATCCGCATGGGCCCTTGTTCATCGGGGTTGTAGAGGTTGAGGATGCGCTCAATCGTTTTCACGGCACTGTTGGTGTGCAGGGTACCAAAGACCAAGTGACCCGTTTGCGCTGCTTTGAGGGCTGTATTCACTGTCTCGCGATCGCGCATCTCCCCAATCAGAATAATGTCGGGGTCTTCCCGCAGTGACGCCTTGAGGGCATTGTCAAATTTAAGGGTGTGGATGCCCACCTCCCGCTGGCGGATCAGGGAACGGCGGCTTTGGTGCACAAACTCAATCGGATCCTCGATGGAGATAATGTGCTTTTGCATTTCGGTGTTGATGTAGTCCACCATGGCAGCAAGGGTTGTGGACTTCCCAGAGCCCGTTGGACCCGTCACTAGAATCAGACCCTTGTGGTAGTGGCAAAGATCCTTGAACACGGGCGGCAAATTCAACTGCTCCAGCGTCAGGATCTTCACGGGAATCAACCGCAGCACCATGGCGGGGCCTTTTAGGGCGACAAAGATGTTGATCCGTACCCGACACAGTCCTTCATACTGGTAGGCGCCATCGTATTCCAGGTGGGTGCGAAACTGCTCAATTTGTTGGGGAGTGAGCAGTTCATTGAGCCAGTAGTTAAAAGTTTCTTCATCAGTAACGGGATAGTTGGTAATCTCTAAACGTCCGCGATCGCGAAAGCGTGGTGCTTCGCCAACGCCCACATGAATATCGGAGTAGCCGTGCTCAAAGGCCTCCCGCACCAGTTGCTCCATCGTGGGGCCAGAAATGCGAGCAGCCGGTGTCGGCATCGGTTGGGTTGCCACCACCTGCTGGGGCATTGCCGGCTGCGGCGGCATGGGGCGTGGGGGCATCCCCGGTTGGGGGGGCATGGGACGGGGAGGCATCCCCTGGGGAGGCGGGGGGGGTGCAGGACGGGGGGGCGCCATTCCCGGTTGGGGAGGCATGGGCGGAACCGCCGCACCCATTGGCGGACGGGGGGGCATCGGGGGTGAATGAGGAACACGGGGCGGTGGAGGAGGTGAACTTTGGGGATTAGTCATAGGGAAATCTCGTTAGAGGGCTACGAATGGGTCAGGTATTTCCAGTGTGCCACTGTTCTAGGAAAACCATCCCGTCGTTAGCCCTATGTTAAAACTTGACGGCAAAGGAAAACCCAAAAGGGGAACACCGCTACGAAACTCAGGGTACTCAGGGCAATGACCGCAGGGGGCAAGTCGGTATTGAGCTCGTATTCCTCCGCCAAAATCAAGGCGGCAAAGGCCGTAGGTGTGCCAGTCATAATGGCGATCGCCAGCAATGGGTCCCCCCGCAATCCCAACCCATAGGCGATCGCCATCATCGTCAATGGCAGCAATAACGTCTTGATCAGCATAGGCAGCAACGCCATACGAAAGCTCTGCCAACCGGGGAGCCGACTGAGGCGAATTCCTGTGAGCACAAAGGCAAAGGGAATCACCAAGTGAATATCTATCTCACACAACCGTTCGATCGTCGCGGGAAACGCAAGATCATGGGTAGCAAATCCCGCCATTGATGCCCAAAGGGTCGGTACAGTTGGAATCACTGCCAAAGCTCGCCACCAAGGTTGATCATTCCCTTTGCCGTAGTACTGACCAAGGAATGAACCCAAGCCGTAGGTACCGAGGGCATTTTGGGTAATCGCATAGAAGGCCGCCCAGGGCAATGCCGTCGTACTCAGGAGAGGAATGGCAACCCCCAACCCGACAAAGCCCGTGTTGCCGAGAATGCTGGCAATGAGATAGCTCCCCTGAAAGCGGCGACTTTCTCCTTCGGGAACTGTACTGGTGAGCAAGGGAGGGGTGTATTGGAGCCACTGGGGTTGAAAGTGGCGTTTCTGCAAATCGTAGAGGCTTTGGGCAAGGATATAGCCGACAATGAGCGCCACAAAGGCCAGCACCGGTGCCAACCAAATGAGTCCTGCGAAGTTGGTCTGGTGCACCAAGGCAAAAATTTGAATGGGTACCCCGACCCAATAGAGGCCCCGTCCCAACCAGTGGGGAATCACTGCCGGCAACCAACGGCCACAGATGAACCCCAGACTTGTCCAAATGACTAAGGGGCTAGCTGCACTGAGTGCATCCGCCATCGCGATCGCCCGTTAACGATTCCTCATCACTATACTGTGAACATTCTGGCAAGGAGAAGTTCAGCATGTTGGCAGGATAGCCCTGAGTTTGTGGTGCGATTGGGAGTCGTCTCCCTGTGTGCCGATGCCACCGACGAAGGCCCACGCAGTCTCCCAGGGGTCTATTTAGGGGTTTTAGGCGCCAGTGGTACCGTTGTCGGCTTAGGGGCTGGCTTGGGGGAATTCATTGGCTACGGTCTGCGCCTTGGGATTGGCGATGCGAGCGATCGCCCCCGTGCCTATTGGCGCATTAGCACCCTAGGTTACCCCCTCAATACCATCGCTGTGCCCCCGGCCAATCGTTGGGACGTCCTAGGGGGATTGATGATGGCTGAGCGCACTGGCAAAGCGATTCGTGCCCCCCCGCAATGTTTTGCTCTCCGATGGTGCTAGCCAAGTGGGTCGTGGCTTTGGCCGCCATGAAGCGATGGATCAAATTAGTGCCGTTGTTTTAGTGCCGTTGTTGGACCACTGATGGTGGCTGGGGTCTTTGCCCTCACCCAGCACTATCAATGGAGTTTTGCTGTCCTTGCCATCCCTGCTCTGATTGGTTGGGTCGTTGTGCTAGTGACGCAGCGGCAGTACCCAGCGCCACAGAATTTAGAAACAGTGATTCAGGATCTCGATCCCAAAAGACGACCCACACTGTTTTGGATGTCTTTATTGGCCGCGGCCTTTCTGGGTGGGGGTTATGTTGACTTCCCCTGAATTGCCGTTTACTTACAGCAGGGAAACCGTCTGCAAACCAGTCAAATTCCGCTGCTCTATGGCCTGGGGATGGGGGTTGATGCGGTGGCGGCCCTGCTCTTTGGGCACTTCCTGGATCATATTGGCTGGATCGTACTGGCATCATGGCCTTGATCCTTGGGGTGGTGCTGTCAGTGGGCTTTGCTCCCTTGAGTTTCCTCAGTTCTGCAGTAATTTGGGGCATGGTGGGATGGGTGCCCAAGAATCCATTGGGCGAGCGATCGTCGCCTAGCTCATCCCCCCAGAAGGTGGGGGTCGGCCTATGGCCTCTTCAGCACTGGCCATGGCTTAGGGCGGTTTCTAGAAAGTTGCCTCATGGGGGTACCCTACGATCGCTCCTTGGGGCGGGTGGTACTGGTGGCGGCGGTGCTGCAACTGCTAGGGCTGACGCTGTTATTGTGGGTGAGGCAAGGGTTTAGGCATCCTGTTGAGGGGCTACGTCTTTGGTGAGTGCCTGCAACCGGTAGAGATGGGCGTACACGCCATTGCGAGCCAACAGTTCACTGTGGCTGCCCTGCTCCACCAGTTGTCCCCGTTTGAGCACAAAAATGCGATCCACATGGCGGATTGTGGCGAGGCGGTGGGCAATAATCATTGCGGTTCGATTCACCAAGAGACGGTTCAAGGCCTCCTGAATCAGTGCCTCGGTGCCCACATCCAAATTGGCCGTTGCCTCATCAAGGACAAGAATTTCTGGATTGCGAATGGCGACCCGCGCAAAGGCCAAAAGTTGTCGCTGCCCCGCCGAGAGGTTTGTGCCCCGCTGCCGCAGGGCTGTGTCATAGCCTTGGGGCAACTGCTCAATGAACTCAGCAATGTTCATTTCTGCGGCCACTCGCTGAATTTCGGCAAGGGTGTAGTTGTCGCCAAGGGCAATGTTGCCTTTGACATCCCCAGAGAAGAGAAAGCTCTCCTGTAAAATCACACCAATGTGCTGCCGCAGTTCTGCTTGGGTAAAGTCGCGCACATTGCGACCACCAATGAGGACTTCACCGCGCGTTGGCTCATAAAGACGACAGAGCAAGCGAATAATCGAACTTTTGCCTGCACCCGTGGGGCCAACAATGGCCACCTTCTCGCCAGCATGAATTTGAAAGGAAAGCTGCTTGAGGACATAGTCATCGTCTTTGTAGGCCAGCCAGACATCACGAAACTCAACGGCAGGGGCTGTATTTTCTATCTGGGGCAAACGCAAAAAGGTGCGATCGGGATCGTGAATTTCAATGGGTTCTGAGAGCAGATCATGGATGCGCTCAATGGCGGTTAAGCCCGCTTGCACTGTGGTAAATTTCTCCGCCAACTGCCGCAGTGGATCAAAGACGCGCTGTGAAAAGAGGATAAACGTGGCTAAGGTGCCAAAGTCAATCGTGCGCTGCTGCACTAAGGCGCCGCCGAGCCAGAGAACCCCCGCGATCGCCACAAAGGCAATCCACTCTAAGGTCGCTGATACCGCTGAATCATAGAAAATCGTCCGATCGACCTCTTTGATGTAGCGCTGATTGCGCCGCCGAAACAGTTGACTATTGAAGGCCTCACGGCGAAACAATTGCACCACCGTAATACCAACAATGTTTTCCTGAAGATCGGCATTCAGTAGCGACAGCTCCTCGCGGGACTTGTAGTTGGCGACGCGATAGCAATGTTGAAAATAGATAATCAGGGCAGCGATCGGCAGAACCAAGGCCAGCAGCAGTGTTGCCAACAGGCGGTCAATGAAAAACATCGTCAGGATGACCACCAGCATCGAGAAGACATCACTGAGAACCCCCACAGCGCCAGTGGCAAACACATCCCCTAAGGCATCCACATCACTGGTCAAGCGGGTAATGAGCTTACCGACGGGAGTGCGGTCAAAGAAGCGGGAGGATAACCGCAGCACGTGGTCAAATAAGTCATGGCGAAGATCGGCAGTAATGTTTTGACCAATTTTTTGAATCCAGTACCCCTGGGCTGCCTGCACCCCAAAGCGCAGCACCACGGTTACCAACAGCGCCATGCTCAGTAGATCAATCCCTTGGGTCAGCGTTAAGGTTTTCAAAAAGCCGTAGGTACTCTCTTCCCCCTTCAGGAGGGCGATCGCCTGCCCAATGATGATCGGTTGTAATGCTGCGGCTGCCGCCAAGGGAATCAAAAGCAAGCCACTTCCCACCAGTCCCCAGCGATAGGGCTTGAGGTAAGGAAGCAGTCGTTGCAAAAGTTGCCAATCCGTGGAGCGTGTTGCTGCTGTCATGCCCTGCTGAAACTTGTGAACCTCTTTTTCCCAGTCTAGTGCGCACTCGTAATGGTTTGTAACAATTTACACACCTTAGTGAGTTGTCATTTAGCCATCCCTGAGCTAAGCTAATAGGTGCTTCAGGCTGTTCAATCCCCCGTACAGCCCTACTCAAATCCCCGATAAAGGTAAGTTACGCCGAAAGGGTAACGCACAAATCAAGGATCCTGTAGCCGCCGCTTCAGAAAAGGGTATGGACGTCCTTGATGCCGAAGGGATTTTTTCCAAGCTTCGCAGCCGCTCCAGATTTAAGGTGTGTATTTTTAAGGTGTACAGTGGACTGCTCTTTAGTGGATAGGTTAGTGGATAGGAGAGTGAAGCGATCGCGAGCAGTTAGTCATCACTTTTTGGAAATCGCAGTAGGCTAGAACTAGCGGCACCCCATTTCATTTCATTCATCCGTTTATGAGTGACTCCCGTTTGCTCGATATGGCGCGGCAGGGTAACCCCCGAGCCATTGGTACGCTGCTGAATGCCGTCCTCCTGCCCAAGCGGGTAAAGGCCACCGTGGTGCGTCAGGCGGAGGAGCTAATGATTACCCTACATTCAGAAAAAATGCTCAATCAAGCGGCAGCTGCAACCCTGATCCGCACCGCCTTAGAAAAGTTGCACTTGCCAGAGATTCAACGGGTTTTCATTGAGTCACGGGTCTTGGGCGTCCCCCTCTGGGAAAGTCATTTTGCCTTACAGGTCCTGCCCCCTGTTCAGCCCCCACCGCCAGCGATCGTCGATCCATGGGCCACGGCAACAGCACCACCTGAGCCATCCCCGCCTCAACCGACACTGCGGGATTTGATGTCCGCTTTTATGGCCGCCGAGGCAACTGCCACAGCTGAAAGTCAGGATGTCGGGGCGCGATCGCCCCAGGAAGCGGAACAGCCCATTCCCCTAGAGACGACACCGGAATATGGGGATAGGGTTGCCCCTAAAGCAGCTGCTCCCCTCGGGCAAGTTGCTGAAAGTGCTGAGGATGGGACAGTGGCAGAAGCAATCAGTGAGCCCCAAGAGAGTTTCCTAGATGAAGTCCCAGAAAGTGATCCTGAGGAGGACATTAGCTTGGCA is a window of Thermosynechococcus vestitus BP-1 DNA encoding:
- a CDS encoding branched-chain amino acid ABC transporter permease produces the protein MAGWLGTYDFLLVSMTLGAMLALSLYLPLMSGQLSLASPAFYAIGGYIAALLSTRVFAGLNPYPLPLVLGEMVVAALVCGLLGWGLGVPVLRLRGIYFAIATIAFSEVLRVLALNLEVTGGAVGIFGIPQPFSTPLGYLWLTLPLLILVAIAIGRLEQTRAGKAMQAIRGDELVAQTLGIDTTRYKVLGFALGAILAGVAGVLAAHLLNTWNPRQGTFDTGVLALTAVLVGGNRTFVGAIAGGMLFTALPELLRGLADQAYLPPAVANFCRDGRLMLYGLLIILGTRFFPRGLCQPPRWRSLWSILLGPQPRKM
- a CDS encoding ATP-binding protein, with amino-acid sequence MTSPPVTVSLTLPSDLTQLEALLAWFNQYRPPTLPLEEWLKLELALAEGFTNAVRHAHRDRPPDTPIRIDLYIAATHIELRIWDRGDPFDLKAKLQTLPPQIAIDAEGGRGLRLLATIMDELAYQAIEEGGNCLILRKTLKPTPQ
- a CDS encoding FAD-binding domain-containing protein gives rise to the protein MTDSAKDLLAAAAVERRLGNRDAYVPYLRQVFADVVGEDDTVSETYGGLGAAQERLANIQPLRYGKRRNFLTGEVTGLSAYLRHGVISLAAVRDRVRQLVDDPSEAEALLQQLAWRDYWQRLYAHWGDRLWQDIEPYKTGWSAVDYATDLPAALVAAETGLACMDAFSSDLQRTGYLHNHARLWLAAYVVHWCRVRWQAGAAWFLQHLLDGDPASNNLSWQWVASTFSHKPYFFNRQNLERYSDGKYCRQCPMSDRCPFDATYEELAARLFPHKT
- a CDS encoding circadian clock KaiB family protein; its protein translation is MVGLKPILYKGLALFTPGEDVVFCRDPSKQGHWHQSLCQALQQLLDLEEPPLFLSPCYTAAVDYWFDEEQHCLRVAAEVYPLAWPHRPLLNALFAPAHQPTLPWQLVQDPQHPCDAQALEAYRSSFPQLWEHHQLIYDLQEATPPSTFTPRPSQPDRYVFRLYVRGETHAAEVALKNLHDLLSSALKVPYTLKVVDVTKQPDLAEKDQVQATPTLVRVYPQPVRRLVGQLDHRYRLQHLLSP
- a CDS encoding type IV pilus twitching motility protein PilT, whose translation is MTNPQSSPPPPPRVPHSPPMPPRPPMGAAVPPMPPQPGMAPPRPAPPPPPQGMPPRPMPPQPGMPPRPMPPQPAMPQQVVATQPMPTPAARISGPTMEQLVREAFEHGYSDIHVGVGEAPRFRDRGRLEITNYPVTDEETFNYWLNELLTPQQIEQFRTHLEYDGAYQYEGLCRVRINIFVALKGPAMVLRLIPVKILTLEQLNLPPVFKDLCHYHKGLILVTGPTGSGKSTTLAAMVDYINTEMQKHIISIEDPIEFVHQSRRSLIRQREVGIHTLKFDNALKASLREDPDIILIGEMRDRETVNTALKAAQTGHLVFGTLHTNSAVKTIERILNLYNPDEQGPMRMQVAESLVAVIAQALVRTTDGKRAAIHEIMINTDAIKDYILRGEVEEIEAIIPQCTYDGMCTMNQCLYELYEAGRIDEETAIENSPKPNEMAQILRGRI
- a CDS encoding AEC family transporter, translating into MADALSAASPLVIWTSLGFICGRWLPAVIPHWLGRGLYWVGVPIQIFALVHQTNFAGLIWLAPVLAFVALIVGYILAQSLYDLQKRHFQPQWLQYTPPLLTSTVPEGESRRFQGSYLIASILGNTGFVGLGVAIPLLSTTALPWAAFYAITQNALGTYGLGSFLGQYYGKGNDQPWWRALAVIPTVPTLWASMAGFATHDLAFPATIERLCEIDIHLVIPFAFVLTGIRLSRLPGWQSFRMALLPMLIKTLLLPLTMMAIAYGLGLRGDPLLAIAIMTGTPTAFAALILAEEYELNTDLPPAVIALSTLSFVAVFPFWVFLCRQVLT
- a CDS encoding ABC transporter ATP-binding protein — translated: MTAATRSTDWQLLQRLLPYLKPYRWGLVGSGLLLIPLAAAAALQPIIIGQAIALLKGEESTYGFLKTLTLTQGIDLLSMALLVTVVLRFGVQAAQGYWIQKIGQNITADLRHDLFDHVLRLSSRFFDRTPVGKLITRLTSDVDALGDVFATGAVGVLSDVFSMLVVILTMFFIDRLLATLLLALVLPIAALIIYFQHCYRVANYKSREELSLLNADLQENIVGITVVQLFRREAFNSQLFRRRNQRYIKEVDRTIFYDSAVSATLEWIAFVAIAGVLWLGGALVQQRTIDFGTLATFILFSQRVFDPLRQLAEKFTTVQAGLTAIERIHDLLSEPIEIHDPDRTFLRLPQIENTAPAVEFRDVWLAYKDDDYVLKQLSFQIHAGEKVAIVGPTGAGKSSIIRLLCRLYEPTRGEVLIGGRNVRDFTQAELRQHIGVILQESFLFSGDVKGNIALGDNYTLAEIQRVAAEMNIAEFIEQLPQGYDTALRQRGTNLSAGQRQLLAFARVAIRNPEILVLDEATANLDVGTEALIQEALNRLLVNRTAMIIAHRLATIRHVDRIFVLKRGQLVEQGSHSELLARNGVYAHLYRLQALTKDVAPQQDA